The following proteins come from a genomic window of Bacteroidales bacterium:
- a CDS encoding SHOCT domain-containing protein, with protein sequence MMMYGLTGGYNNCIMEGFGHGMGWGWIIGLIVIGLIIWLIVRATMHSTSPAAVKRDSALDVLKKRYARGEIDKQEFEEKKKDLS encoded by the coding sequence ATGATGATGTACGGATTAACAGGAGGATACAATAATTGTATAATGGAAGGCTTCGGCCATGGAATGGGTTGGGGCTGGATCATCGGTCTCATTGTTATCGGCCTCATTATCTGGCTCATAGTAAGAGCAACGATGCATAGCACCTCGCCGGCAGCCGTAAAAAGAGATTCTGCCCTTGATGTGTTAAAAAAACGCTATGCCAGGGGTGAGATCGATAAGCAGGAATTTGAAGAAAAAAAGAAAGATCTGAGTTAG
- a CDS encoding endonuclease domain-containing protein, which yields MFYNARPEIFQRAKSLRKNMTGAENMLWEKLRNKQLGVRFKPQHPIGRFIEDFYCHKAKLVVEIDGEIHNGQKKYDIGRTGEMEEYGIRVLRVKNYEVFEDIEEVVERIR from the coding sequence ATGTTTTACAATGCCCGGCCGGAAATATTTCAAAGGGCAAAAAGCCTGAGAAAAAACATGACCGGGGCGGAAAATATGCTTTGGGAAAAGCTGAGGAACAAACAACTGGGAGTCCGATTTAAGCCACAGCATCCGATCGGGCGTTTCATTGAAGATTTCTATTGTCATAAGGCCAAACTGGTGGTTGAAATAGATGGTGAAATACATAACGGGCAAAAGAAATACGACATTGGAAGAACAGGTGAAATGGAAGAGTATGGAATCCGGGTGTTGCGGGTTAAGAATTATGAGGTGTTTGAGGATATCGAGGAAGTGGTGGAGAGAATAAGGTAA